A stretch of Ipomoea triloba cultivar NCNSP0323 chromosome 11, ASM357664v1 DNA encodes these proteins:
- the LOC115997262 gene encoding cytochrome P450 87A3-like → MAWVVMYLFSFLIIAFAHWVYRWRNPKCKGLLPPGSMGFPIIGESIQFFTSHSLQGIPPFIQHRMTRYGLVFRTSIVGQKVIVSTDPEINHFIFQQEGELVHCWYTESATQITGPQGFTVHHGESHKYLRNLALNLVGPENLKETLLTEMDQTARQHLDQWTALSELDIKQATEIMLFKLAASKVLSYDQKKAMELRNYYKAFVEGFISFPLYVPGTSFYASMQGRKNAVKLIKETLNERRSSCNKKKNDFLDYVLSEVDKEETFLTEKIAVDVICLLIFAAYETTSSAITLALKFLNQHPHILKQLQEEHEKIIASREDKESSITWKEYRSMKFTHMVINETVRLANIAPGIFRKVVQDFQIKGYTIPKGWMFMICPSSVHLSAEKYDDPLSFNPSRWNGQELHSSSKQFMAFGGGQRLCAGADFAKLAMAIMLHYLVTKYKWKVVDEGNIVRKPGLTFLDGFKVQIYTSMNQTSE, encoded by the exons ATGGCATGGGTTGTTATGtacctcttttcttttctaattATTGCGTTTGCTCATTGGGTGTATAGATGGAGAAACCCAAAGTGCAAAGGGTTGCTCCCTCCTGGCTCAATGGGTTTTCCAATCATTGGTGAATCCATCCAATTCTTCACTTCTCACTCCCTCCAAGGTATCCCACCCTTCATTCAACACAGAATGACAAG gtACGGTTTAGTGTTCCGGACAAGCATAGTTGGACAAAAAGTGATTGTGTCAACGGACCCAGAAATCAACCATTTCATATTCCAACAAGAAGGGGAGTTGGTCCATTGTTGGTACACAGAAAGCGCTACTCAAATCACAGGACCACAAGGCTTTACGGTCCATCATGGCGAGTCCCACAAGTACCTAAGAAACCTGGCTCTTAACCTCGTCGGCCCCGAAAACCTTAAAGAAACGTTGCTGACGGAGATGGACCAAACGGCTCGTCAACATTTGGATCAGTGGACTGCTCTCTCCGAGTTGGACATCAAACAAGCTACTGAAATt ATGTTATTCAAACTTGCAGCCAGCAAAGTTTTGAGTTACGACCAGAAGAAGGCGATGGAGCTTAGAAACTATTATAAAGCTTTCGTGGAAGGGTTTATATCATTTCCTCTCTATGTCCCCGGAACTTCCTTTTATGCTTCCATGCAG gGACGTAAAAATGCGGTCAAGTTAATTAAGGAAACGTTAAACGAGAGACGATCCAGCTGcaataagaagaagaatgatTTCTTGGATTATGTACTAAGCGAAGTAGACAAAGAGGAAACATTTCTAACAGAAAAAATTGCAGTGGATGTAATTTGTTTGCTTATCTTTGCTGCCTATGAAACCACTTCTTCCGCCATAACATTAGCCTTGAAGTTCCTCAATCAACATCCTCACATCTTAAAACAACTACAG GAGGAGCATGAGAAAATTATTGCGAGCAGAGAAGATAAGGAATCCAGCATTACATGGAAAGAATATAGATCCATGAAGTTCACGCACATG GTTATAAATGAAACCGTTAGGCTAGCAAATATTGCTCCAGGAATCTTCAGAAAAGTGGTGCAAGATTTCCAGATAAAAG GATATACAATTCCGAAAGGATGGATGTTCATGATTTGCCCATCATCTGTTCATCTAAGTGCAGAGAAATACGATGATCCTCTTTCATTCAATCCCTCTAGATGGAAT GGCCAAGAGCTACATTCCTCATCAAAGCAATTCATGGCCTTCGGCGGGGGTCAAAGGCTTTGTGCTGGTGCTGATTTTGCAAAGCTTGCGATGGCCATAATGCTTCATTACTTGGTGACAAAATACAA GTGGAAAGTTGTAGACGAAGGGAATATAGTTCGAAAACCAGGCTTGACCTTTCTTGATGGCTTTAAAGTTCAAATATATACATCAATGAATCAAACGTCAGAATAA